A DNA window from Niabella yanshanensis contains the following coding sequences:
- a CDS encoding DUF937 domain-containing protein: MDFKYRVISQLNNEKDLILSASNYFQESSSAIESAIYLITDAAIAALNFQCAQNKKTEEILKIGKECAILKFSTLFTDDLHIVEKGRGINSEIFGVKLVDTIDEIAKKTQVRNKTVNFLMASITPAVLSVLHLISEEENYNNTDLCNYLKATSGQKSAKARGVLN, translated from the coding sequence ATGGACTTCAAATACCGCGTCATATCACAATTAAATAATGAAAAGGACCTGATCCTCTCCGCCAGCAACTATTTTCAAGAATCTTCTTCGGCTATCGAAAGTGCTATTTACCTGATTACGGATGCTGCTATCGCTGCGCTCAATTTTCAATGTGCTCAAAATAAAAAAACTGAAGAAATCCTCAAGATTGGTAAAGAGTGTGCCATTCTGAAATTTTCAACTCTTTTTACCGATGATCTCCATATTGTTGAAAAAGGAAGAGGTATCAACTCTGAAATATTCGGTGTAAAACTTGTTGACACCATTGATGAAATTGCTAAAAAAACACAGGTTCGCAACAAAACAGTCAACTTTCTCATGGCTTCTATTACTCCTGCGGTATTAAGTGTACTCCATCTAATAAGTGAAGAGGAGAATTATAACAACACGGACTTATGTAACTATCTTAAAGCGACATCAGGGCAAAAAAGTGCTAAAGCAAGAGGGGTACTGAATTAG
- a CDS encoding OmpA family protein: MIKKILYASVMIGALITSCGTQKRITATKEKSKTTRESVNADSVALNDLQAEMSKKLGKRGVDSSLNKKIVSLLSTLQGDLSKIQQTVSAVDFFLEKKKNFRTNNYEDDVKPYVDRLDSFQLQKKTRDRIYQLLDEAVKMEAFQKYGMGAFFEPGIYRIAPAAFSSVNRSFQPAIDSMSAISNRYPDIKRTAHLVIVGYADATPITPGTPLFNELKSYMKQPDPQSVQMNQVLSDLRANELLRNLKIIMRTSASKFSNYNQLKIGYSSYGRGEALPFNNITDYTDNDERRRVVVFYWAILPEL; this comes from the coding sequence ATGATTAAGAAAATTCTATATGCCTCTGTGATGATCGGGGCTTTAATAACTTCCTGTGGTACCCAGAAAAGGATAACCGCTACAAAAGAAAAAAGCAAAACTACCCGTGAATCTGTTAATGCAGATTCTGTTGCATTAAATGACCTTCAGGCGGAGATGTCAAAGAAACTCGGCAAGCGGGGCGTGGATAGTTCGCTTAATAAAAAGATCGTATCCCTGTTATCTACTTTACAGGGTGATCTCAGCAAGATCCAGCAAACGGTTAGCGCAGTAGATTTTTTCCTCGAAAAAAAGAAGAACTTCCGCACCAATAATTACGAAGATGATGTTAAGCCCTATGTTGACCGGTTAGACTCATTTCAGCTTCAGAAGAAAACAAGAGATCGTATTTACCAGCTTTTAGATGAGGCCGTAAAAATGGAGGCCTTTCAAAAATATGGGATGGGAGCATTTTTTGAGCCGGGAATTTACCGCATAGCGCCGGCTGCCTTTAGCAGTGTTAACCGGTCTTTTCAGCCGGCGATAGATTCTATGTCGGCAATTTCCAACCGCTATCCCGATATCAAAAGAACGGCACACCTGGTAATTGTGGGCTATGCTGACGCCACTCCCATTACCCCGGGCACTCCGTTATTTAATGAGCTAAAGAGCTATATGAAACAACCTGATCCTCAAAGTGTTCAAATGAACCAGGTGCTTTCTGATTTAAGGGCGAACGAGCTATTGCGTAACCTCAAAATCATTATGAGAACCAGCGCATCTAAATTTTCCAATTACAATCAATTGAAAATTGGCTACTCAAGCTATGGGAGGGGGGAGGCTTTACCTTTTAATAATATCACAGATTATACCGATAATGACGAACGTAGAAGAGTTGTTGTGTTTTACTGGGCTATTTTACCGGAGCTTTAG
- a CDS encoding ATP-binding protein — translation MNKKNVAFFSVVTLALALMALIVVTQFFTNKATNALTTGNLKAVSTFGLNNRIQEIVNTSFELESKLKGATNLPADKIRLQSLQDSVNTLGYNAYVLSSFSEGPTRARADSINNIIDTQVTISEKILAAVKNSNTQQLKLNIDSLKKLDLGNKVYKNCMQLQRELRDDLQRTLDTNTDQASKLSLFNRVLAVFSIIAILLLATIIIRRQSQQLKLIEELKEAELAALKSKNAKDEFLANMSHELRTPLNALIGFGNLLDGTDLNVKQKEYVEIIKSSGYNLLYIVNDVLDLSKIEAGKLTIAHRPFNLYDLFTRIKKMFSATIQDKGLVYNYFIDEQIPKHVVGDPDRLQQIFINLISNAIKFTTDGGIEVSAGIIWVDEEQKFYKLSFTIKDSGVGIPKDKIGTIFERFEQLEQGAQRQHGGTGLGLTIVKNLVERMGGSISVYSHVNEGSEFNFTCILEKAERVEEAVSNEVSATYSFEDYRVLVVEDNKANQVLLKHIFSKHSLIPRIIDNGQEAVNLLRKEIFDLVLMDIQMPVMDGYTAISILRRELYLKTPVIAMTAYVSEGEVQKCLEAGFSDYMAKPVDEELLVQKMAFYLKQTGKEPSAPVQQETDAAIDYNDNLDYLTSIIGDDKEVLAEILKEMRAQWLKDKTDLAAAAGQEDTEAINRLLHRMKSTFSSLGPDHSVYKIIIDKGRLLHNGQTVAADKCNSFIDEIDSLINKTLKENAKS, via the coding sequence ATGAATAAAAAAAATGTAGCTTTCTTTTCTGTGGTAACCTTAGCCCTTGCGTTAATGGCGTTGATTGTGGTGACCCAGTTTTTTACCAACAAAGCAACCAATGCCTTAACCACCGGGAACCTGAAAGCCGTATCAACTTTCGGCCTCAATAACCGTATCCAGGAAATTGTGAATACCTCTTTTGAGCTGGAAAGCAAGCTCAAAGGGGCAACCAACTTACCGGCAGATAAAATACGGTTGCAATCGCTCCAGGACTCTGTAAATACCCTTGGATACAATGCCTATGTATTAAGTTCATTTTCTGAAGGACCCACCAGGGCAAGAGCCGATTCTATTAACAATATTATCGACACCCAGGTAACTATTTCAGAAAAAATACTGGCCGCAGTAAAAAATTCCAATACGCAGCAGCTAAAATTAAATATCGACTCTCTGAAAAAATTGGACCTGGGTAACAAGGTTTATAAGAACTGCATGCAATTGCAGAGAGAATTGAGAGATGATCTGCAGCGAACCCTGGACACCAATACAGACCAGGCCAGTAAATTGTCTCTGTTCAATCGTGTATTGGCTGTTTTTTCAATAATAGCGATCCTCCTGCTGGCAACTATAATTATACGCAGGCAGTCGCAGCAACTTAAATTAATTGAAGAATTAAAAGAGGCAGAACTGGCCGCTCTTAAAAGCAAAAATGCCAAAGACGAGTTCCTGGCAAATATGAGTCATGAATTACGTACACCGCTCAACGCACTGATTGGGTTTGGTAACCTGCTGGATGGCACAGATTTGAATGTTAAGCAAAAGGAGTACGTTGAGATCATTAAATCCAGTGGCTACAATCTCCTGTATATCGTAAACGATGTGTTGGATCTTTCGAAAATAGAAGCGGGAAAATTAACCATAGCACATCGTCCTTTCAACCTGTACGACCTTTTCACAAGGATCAAAAAAATGTTTTCTGCCACTATACAGGACAAAGGATTGGTTTATAATTACTTTATTGATGAGCAAATTCCCAAGCATGTGGTAGGAGACCCTGACCGGTTGCAGCAGATATTTATAAACCTGATCAGTAATGCCATCAAATTTACCACAGACGGAGGTATAGAAGTGAGCGCCGGCATCATTTGGGTGGATGAGGAGCAAAAATTTTATAAGCTGTCTTTTACTATAAAAGATAGCGGTGTAGGTATCCCCAAAGATAAAATCGGAACTATATTTGAACGCTTCGAACAACTGGAACAGGGGGCTCAAAGGCAACATGGAGGAACTGGTTTAGGACTGACTATTGTGAAAAATCTCGTAGAGCGTATGGGTGGGTCTATATCGGTATACAGTCATGTCAATGAGGGATCAGAATTTAATTTTACATGCATACTTGAAAAAGCGGAAAGAGTAGAGGAGGCTGTAAGCAATGAAGTTTCGGCTACCTACTCATTTGAGGATTACAGGGTGCTGGTTGTAGAAGATAACAAGGCCAACCAGGTATTATTGAAGCATATTTTTAGCAAACATAGCCTGATACCCCGTATTATCGACAATGGTCAGGAGGCTGTAAACCTTCTAAGGAAAGAGATATTTGACCTGGTACTAATGGATATTCAAATGCCTGTAATGGATGGATATACGGCTATATCTATTTTGCGCAGGGAGCTTTACCTGAAAACACCGGTAATTGCAATGACTGCCTACGTATCGGAGGGAGAAGTTCAGAAATGCCTGGAAGCCGGATTCTCAGATTACATGGCTAAACCGGTAGACGAAGAACTACTGGTTCAGAAAATGGCTTTTTATCTGAAACAAACAGGGAAAGAGCCGTCGGCACCGGTGCAGCAGGAAACGGATGCAGCTATTGATTACAATGATAACCTCGATTATCTGACCTCAATTATAGGAGATGATAAAGAAGTGCTGGCTGAGATATTAAAGGAAATGAGAGCGCAGTGGTTAAAAGATAAAACGGATCTCGCTGCGGCCGCTGGCCAGGAAGATACGGAAGCGATTAACCGGCTTTTGCACCGGATGAAATCAACATTCTCGTCTCTGGGGCCCGACCATTCGGTTTACAAGATCATTATAGATAAAGGCAGGCTGTTACATAACGGGCAGACAGTTGCAGCAGATAAGTGCAATAGCTTTATAGATGAAATTGATAGTTTAATCAATAAAACATTAAAAGAGAATGCCAAAAGCTAG
- a CDS encoding LytR/AlgR family response regulator transcription factor → MDRRINCLIVDDNKVARMLLQQILIKIDGINIIGEFDDPLKAKTYIENNPIDLLFLDIEMPGLTGIELLRMLQKRPLTIFTTAKQGYAVEAFELNVVDYIVKPFSLARVLHAVERAKELLSNENVKIGKDESSDFVFVKDNKVIRKLNMNDILWIEAKGDYIKLHVPQKSYVVHGSLKAIEDKLPSQKFMRIHRSYTIALDKIDYIEDRIVYVHGQAIPISESYKDALLKSLQLL, encoded by the coding sequence ATGGACCGCCGAATAAATTGCCTCATAGTAGACGACAACAAAGTAGCCCGGATGTTGCTTCAGCAGATCCTGATCAAGATAGATGGTATTAATATCATTGGGGAGTTTGACGATCCTTTGAAAGCGAAGACCTACATTGAGAATAATCCTATTGATCTGCTGTTTTTAGACATCGAAATGCCGGGATTAACGGGAATCGAGTTGCTACGCATGCTGCAAAAAAGACCGCTGACCATCTTCACAACTGCCAAACAGGGCTACGCTGTTGAAGCTTTTGAACTGAATGTGGTGGATTATATTGTTAAACCTTTTTCGCTGGCAAGAGTGTTACATGCGGTGGAACGGGCTAAGGAACTGCTGAGCAACGAAAATGTAAAAATCGGAAAAGATGAGTCAAGCGATTTTGTTTTTGTAAAAGATAACAAAGTAATCAGGAAGCTCAATATGAATGATATTTTGTGGATCGAAGCTAAGGGAGATTATATTAAGCTTCATGTTCCTCAAAAAAGCTATGTTGTCCATGGCAGCTTAAAGGCTATTGAAGATAAATTACCTTCTCAGAAATTTATGCGTATTCATCGAAGCTATACGATAGCTCTCGACAAGATTGATTATATTGAAGATAGAATTGTTTATGTGCATGGCCAGGCCATACCCATTTCAGAATCGTACAAAGATGCGCTTCTGAAAAGCCTGCAATTGCTGTAA
- the atpA gene encoding F0F1 ATP synthase subunit alpha, which translates to MPEIKPDEISAILREQLSNFNAHADLEEVGTVLQVGDGIARVYGLGNVRYGELVEFEDGVRAIALNLEEDNVGVVLMGEGKGIKEGSKVRRTKQIASIKVGEGMVGRVVNTLGNPIDGKGPIAGELYEMPLERKAPGVIFREPVKEPLQTGIKAIDAMIPVGRGQRELIIGDRQTGKTAIAVDTIINQKEFFAAGKPVYCIYVAIGQKASTIAGVMKTLQDNGAMEYTTIVAASASDPAPLQFYAPFAGAAIGEFFRDTGRPALIIYDDLSKQAVAYREVSLLLRRPPGREAYPGDVFYLHSRLLERAAKVINNDEIVKNMNDLPDSIKHLVKGGGSLTALPIIETQAGDVSAYIPTNVISITDGQIFLESSLFLSGIRPAINVGISVSRVGGNAQIKSMKKVAGTLKLDQALYRELEAFSKFGGDLDAATKNVIDKGARNVEILKQPQYSPFTVEKQVAIIYLGTNGLIKEVPVNRVREFEDHFLLEMENKLPEIMAEFKKGNLPEEGLKQMVELANSLIPQYKKA; encoded by the coding sequence ATGCCAGAAATTAAACCCGACGAAATAAGCGCCATACTGCGGGAACAATTAAGCAATTTTAATGCCCATGCGGATTTAGAAGAAGTAGGTACTGTGTTGCAGGTAGGGGATGGTATTGCCCGTGTTTACGGGTTAGGAAATGTACGTTATGGTGAACTTGTTGAGTTTGAAGATGGTGTTCGCGCCATTGCTTTGAACCTGGAAGAAGATAATGTGGGTGTGGTATTAATGGGTGAAGGTAAGGGAATTAAAGAAGGTTCTAAAGTACGTCGTACCAAGCAGATCGCCTCTATTAAAGTAGGTGAAGGCATGGTAGGCCGTGTGGTAAATACCCTGGGTAACCCTATTGATGGCAAAGGCCCTATCGCCGGCGAATTATATGAAATGCCTTTAGAGCGTAAAGCGCCCGGGGTAATTTTCCGTGAGCCGGTAAAAGAGCCATTACAAACAGGTATCAAAGCCATCGACGCGATGATCCCCGTAGGTCGTGGACAAAGGGAGTTGATCATTGGTGACCGTCAAACCGGTAAAACAGCGATCGCGGTTGATACCATTATCAATCAAAAAGAATTTTTCGCTGCCGGCAAGCCCGTATATTGTATTTATGTAGCAATCGGTCAGAAAGCTTCTACCATTGCCGGTGTAATGAAAACTTTACAGGACAACGGAGCTATGGAGTACACTACCATCGTAGCGGCTTCTGCTTCCGATCCGGCTCCTTTACAGTTCTATGCACCTTTCGCCGGTGCTGCCATCGGGGAGTTCTTCCGTGATACAGGTCGTCCTGCATTGATCATTTATGATGATCTTTCTAAACAGGCCGTAGCTTATCGTGAGGTTTCTTTGTTATTACGTCGTCCTCCGGGTCGTGAGGCTTACCCTGGTGACGTATTCTACCTGCATAGCCGTTTACTGGAAAGAGCTGCAAAAGTGATCAATAATGATGAGATCGTTAAAAACATGAACGATCTTCCCGATTCAATTAAACACCTGGTAAAAGGTGGCGGTTCATTAACAGCGCTTCCAATTATCGAAACACAGGCGGGTGACGTATCTGCCTATATCCCTACCAACGTAATTTCAATTACCGACGGACAGATATTCCTCGAGTCGAGCTTGTTTCTTTCAGGTATTCGCCCGGCGATCAACGTGGGTATTTCTGTAAGCCGCGTGGGCGGTAATGCTCAGATCAAATCGATGAAAAAAGTTGCGGGTACCCTGAAACTGGACCAGGCGCTTTATCGTGAGCTGGAGGCGTTCTCTAAATTCGGTGGAGATTTGGATGCTGCTACTAAAAATGTAATTGACAAAGGTGCCCGTAACGTGGAAATTTTAAAACAACCCCAGTACTCTCCGTTTACAGTAGAAAAACAGGTTGCCATCATTTACCTGGGCACTAATGGTTTAATTAAAGAGGTACCGGTAAACAGGGTTAGGGAATTTGAAGACCACTTCCTGCTGGAAATGGAAAACAAATTACCTGAAATAATGGCAGAGTTTAAAAAAGGAAACTTGCCCGAAGAAGGCCTTAAACAAATGGTAGAATTAGCTAACAGCCTCATACCACAGTATAAAAAGGCTTAA
- a CDS encoding DUF4920 domain-containing protein has protein sequence MKKMFTLFLLVCLVKLSYAQPPAGLANAGDTYGEKIDPKGVATLSQVSKDLAKKDSVATKISGKVVASCPKKGCWMEVELEDKSKMFVKFKDYAFFVPMDIVGKSIVLDGIAFNKTTSVAELQHYAKDAKKSQAEIDGIKEPQKQLRFLADGVLVVK, from the coding sequence ATGAAAAAAATGTTCACCCTTTTTCTATTGGTTTGTCTGGTTAAGTTGAGTTATGCACAGCCTCCTGCAGGCCTTGCCAACGCGGGTGACACTTATGGAGAAAAGATAGACCCCAAAGGAGTGGCTACCCTTTCCCAGGTATCAAAAGATCTGGCTAAAAAAGACTCCGTAGCAACCAAGATTTCAGGAAAAGTAGTAGCCTCCTGCCCAAAAAAAGGTTGCTGGATGGAGGTAGAACTGGAGGATAAGAGTAAAATGTTTGTAAAATTTAAGGATTATGCCTTCTTTGTACCCATGGATATTGTGGGCAAATCCATTGTTTTAGACGGAATTGCGTTTAATAAAACTACTTCGGTAGCTGAGTTACAACATTATGCGAAAGACGCTAAAAAGAGCCAGGCTGAAATTGACGGCATAAAAGAGCCGCAAAAACAGCTAAGATTCCTGGCGGATGGTGTTTTAGTAGTGAAATAA
- a CDS encoding DUF6580 family putative transport protein encodes MNKLNVKVGVLVAIILVAALSKLIFSHFEVYNLSPLVAIALFGGSQFKNKGWAYCFPVLAFLISDLAFYLIGKTGFYGVSQFFVYGSILLITAMGTTLHNLKPIKILGYSLTGSALFWIISNFGVWVGSRIPGAIEYEPGLTLGMTYLRALPFYNEISTQMFRNAFGGDIFYTFLLFGIYALIQKTTPAVRYSNS; translated from the coding sequence ATGAACAAATTAAATGTAAAAGTTGGTGTACTTGTCGCGATTATTTTAGTGGCTGCATTGAGCAAACTGATTTTTTCTCATTTCGAGGTTTACAATCTTTCTCCATTGGTAGCTATTGCATTATTTGGCGGCTCACAGTTTAAAAACAAGGGTTGGGCTTATTGCTTCCCGGTCCTGGCCTTTTTAATATCTGACCTGGCTTTTTACCTGATAGGCAAAACAGGGTTTTACGGTGTCAGCCAGTTTTTTGTATATGGATCTATCTTGCTGATCACAGCTATGGGAACGACTTTACATAATCTTAAACCCATCAAAATACTGGGTTATTCACTCACAGGCTCTGCCTTATTCTGGATTATATCCAATTTTGGCGTTTGGGTAGGCAGCCGCATACCGGGAGCTATTGAGTATGAGCCGGGGCTTACATTGGGAATGACCTACCTCAGAGCGCTCCCTTTCTATAACGAGATCAGTACCCAAATGTTTCGCAACGCTTTTGGTGGAGATATTTTTTATACTTTTTTGCTATTCGGCATATATGCTCTTATTCAAAAAACAACGCCTGCAGTTCGTTATTCGAATTCATAA
- a CDS encoding ABC transporter ATP-binding protein, with protein MEQGKKLFFDVSKLRRIFQYAAPYKGRFYWSMILAIVLAALTPVRPLLIQLTVDQYIAQSLPKMVIYVTTIQMGIILIETLMRFAFSFITAWLGQAVVKDIRNSVYKKVLGLNLRQFDRTPIGTLTTRTINDIESINEIFSDGLIPIIADMLSIVCVLGYMFWVDWQLTLIALIPFPIMIAATYYFKESINKSFFKVRNAVAALNAYAQEHLSGMNVVQAFAAERNEFNKFKAINKQHRNANINAIFAYSVFFPVIEIVLALSIGLVVWFTAKEALGLQQSQQGVIVSFILCLNLLFRPLRMIADKFNVVQMGIIASDRVFTVLDNDDEEKVPEGGYTVPEDRIKGQIEFKNVNFAYVDEHWVLNDVNFEIKPGQTVAIVGHTGSGKTTIISLINRFYNIQKGAIEIDGIDIRRLPPDYLRENIGVVLQDVFLFSGSIMDNITLRNPNITREQVIAAAKMINMHDFIMRLPGGYDYNVKERGATLSLGQRQLLSFIRALLYDPSILVLDEATSSIDTESEMLIQKATDTLIQNRTSIIIAHRLSTIRKADKILVLDKGKLMEAGTHSELLARRGFYASLHQMQFEKEMA; from the coding sequence ATGGAGCAGGGAAAGAAGTTATTTTTTGATGTTTCGAAATTGCGACGCATATTTCAATATGCAGCTCCCTACAAAGGCCGGTTTTACTGGTCGATGATATTGGCTATTGTACTGGCGGCATTGACACCTGTACGACCGTTGCTGATACAGTTGACAGTTGATCAGTACATCGCACAATCGTTACCCAAAATGGTTATTTACGTAACCACTATACAAATGGGTATTATTTTGATAGAAACGCTGATGCGTTTTGCCTTTTCATTTATTACTGCGTGGCTGGGCCAGGCGGTGGTAAAAGACATCCGGAATTCTGTGTATAAAAAAGTACTGGGGTTAAACCTGCGGCAGTTTGATCGGACGCCTATCGGAACGTTGACTACCCGAACGATTAACGATATTGAGTCGATCAACGAAATCTTTTCTGACGGTCTGATTCCTATTATCGCAGACATGCTTTCTATTGTATGTGTATTGGGCTATATGTTTTGGGTAGATTGGCAGTTAACCTTAATCGCACTGATACCCTTCCCTATTATGATTGCGGCTACTTACTATTTTAAGGAGAGCATCAACAAATCTTTTTTTAAAGTAAGGAATGCCGTAGCAGCATTGAACGCCTATGCACAGGAACATTTATCGGGTATGAATGTAGTACAGGCTTTTGCCGCTGAAAGAAATGAGTTCAACAAATTTAAAGCCATCAACAAGCAACATCGCAATGCCAATATCAATGCCATTTTCGCTTACTCTGTTTTCTTCCCTGTAATCGAAATTGTGCTGGCACTGTCTATCGGTTTGGTAGTTTGGTTTACGGCTAAAGAGGCACTAGGCCTGCAGCAAAGCCAGCAGGGCGTGATCGTATCATTTATTCTATGTCTGAACTTATTGTTTCGCCCCCTGCGTATGATTGCCGACAAATTTAATGTGGTACAAATGGGTATCATAGCCAGTGACAGGGTGTTTACTGTATTAGACAACGATGATGAGGAAAAGGTACCGGAAGGCGGTTATACAGTGCCGGAGGATCGGATAAAAGGTCAAATTGAATTTAAAAATGTGAACTTTGCTTATGTAGATGAGCATTGGGTATTAAACGATGTAAACTTCGAAATAAAACCAGGTCAAACTGTTGCAATTGTAGGTCATACAGGCAGCGGTAAAACCACTATCATCAGCCTGATCAACCGTTTTTATAATATTCAAAAGGGAGCCATTGAAATAGATGGCATCGATATTAGACGACTACCTCCTGATTACCTGCGGGAAAATATAGGTGTGGTATTGCAGGATGTGTTCCTTTTCTCCGGTTCCATTATGGACAATATCACACTGCGTAATCCTAATATAACCAGGGAACAGGTAATAGCCGCTGCCAAAATGATCAACATGCATGATTTTATTATGCGCCTGCCTGGCGGATATGATTATAATGTAAAAGAACGCGGGGCTACGCTTTCGCTGGGGCAAAGACAGTTACTGTCTTTTATCCGTGCGCTTTTATATGACCCCTCTATATTGGTTTTGGATGAAGCCACTTCATCTATTGACACAGAGAGCGAGATGCTCATTCAAAAAGCAACAGATACTTTAATCCAGAACCGAACTTCTATCATTATTGCTCATAGGCTAAGTACCATTCGCAAAGCCGACAAAATATTGGTGCTGGACAAAGGCAAATTAATGGAAGCCGGTACCCATAGCGAGTTACTTGCCAGGAGAGGCTTTTATGCCAGCCTGCATCAGATGCAGTTTGAGAAAGAGATGGCATAA
- a CDS encoding DUF1398 domain-containing protein produces MFTVAQVKQAHIKVQSGADFPAYIQEIKALGVTGYEAFVSDGHITYFGANGFQTSAGPKYPELVIAELSDKDQFQADLKAHQQGNTDYPTFCSDCARSGIEKWMVEMGAMTCTYYDKSGNKILVEVIPH; encoded by the coding sequence ATGTTTACAGTAGCACAAGTTAAGCAAGCACATATCAAAGTACAATCTGGCGCAGATTTTCCTGCCTATATTCAGGAGATAAAAGCACTGGGAGTAACCGGCTACGAGGCTTTTGTTTCTGACGGGCACATCACTTACTTTGGTGCTAATGGTTTTCAAACTTCGGCAGGACCTAAGTATCCCGAACTGGTTATTGCTGAGTTGTCTGATAAGGACCAGTTTCAGGCAGACCTGAAAGCTCATCAACAGGGCAACACAGATTATCCTACATTCTGCAGCGACTGCGCCAGGTCTGGCATTGAAAAATGGATGGTTGAGATGGGGGCAATGACCTGCACTTATTATGATAAGTCGGGTAATAAAATATTAGTAGAAGTAATCCCGCATTAG
- a CDS encoding GAF domain-containing sensor histidine kinase, with the protein MQFPPMPANEQERLKELYSYNILDTISEEDFDNITEIASQICNTKISQITLADSGRLWFKSSHGLPGSEVPRHLSFCTHAINNPGELFMVPDAREDERFADNPFVTGEPHVVFYAGVPLTTENGFALGSLCVVNDQPTQLSDSQLKSLKALSRQAMRLIELRMKKAQLENVTNSLNEKNKALEKFVGTVAHDLRSPLNNIIGVTDLLTTAYTIEPDVEELLQIVKASSLKLKNLISDLLEQSRSNKLLHESASNVSLEELRTAIKDLFACNDKRIINFNTSLDFIHINKIALEQILINLISNAIKYNDKEVAAIEIGIADSKQEYAFYVKDNSKGIANELMDRVFNLFEAQETKDNYGDKGYGMGLAIVKELINKMGGTISLDSTVGVGTKFMFTTKKHAQPRS; encoded by the coding sequence ATGCAATTTCCTCCTATGCCTGCCAATGAGCAGGAAAGATTAAAAGAGCTATATTCCTACAATATACTGGATACTATTTCTGAGGAAGATTTTGATAATATAACCGAAATAGCATCCCAGATATGCAACACTAAAATTTCGCAGATCACGCTGGCTGATAGCGGCAGATTGTGGTTTAAGTCCAGCCATGGTTTACCCGGCTCTGAAGTGCCGCGCCATCTTTCCTTTTGTACACATGCCATCAATAATCCGGGTGAGTTGTTTATGGTGCCGGATGCCCGGGAGGATGAGCGATTTGCCGATAATCCTTTTGTTACTGGTGAGCCGCATGTGGTTTTTTATGCAGGCGTGCCTTTAACAACTGAAAACGGGTTTGCTTTAGGCAGCTTATGCGTGGTAAATGACCAGCCTACGCAACTTTCTGATAGTCAGTTGAAGTCATTAAAAGCATTGTCCAGGCAGGCTATGCGTCTGATTGAGCTACGCATGAAAAAAGCGCAATTAGAAAATGTTACCAATAGTCTGAACGAAAAAAATAAAGCTCTTGAAAAATTTGTTGGGACCGTAGCTCATGATTTAAGATCGCCGCTTAATAATATAATTGGAGTAACAGATTTATTAACTACGGCTTACACGATAGAGCCGGATGTGGAAGAATTACTCCAGATTGTCAAAGCCTCATCACTGAAACTTAAAAACCTGATCAGTGATTTACTGGAACAAAGCCGCTCTAATAAATTGTTACACGAAAGCGCTTCTAATGTTTCATTGGAGGAGTTGCGAACAGCAATAAAAGATCTGTTTGCATGTAACGATAAGCGGATTATTAATTTTAATACCTCGCTCGATTTCATCCATATCAATAAAATAGCGCTCGAGCAAATACTAATTAATCTAATTTCCAATGCTATCAAATACAATGATAAAGAAGTTGCGGCGATCGAAATTGGTATAGCCGATAGTAAGCAGGAGTATGCATTTTATGTAAAAGACAACAGTAAGGGCATTGCCAACGAGTTGATGGATAGAGTTTTCAACCTTTTCGAGGCCCAGGAAACTAAAGATAACTATGGGGATAAAGGTTATGGAATGGGATTAGCCATTGTAAAGGAGCTGATCAACAAAATGGGTGGTACCATTAGTCTTGATTCGACCGTTGGCGTTGGTACAAAGTTTATGTTTACCACTAAAAAGCATGCGCAACCAAGGAGCTGA